A window of the Brassica napus cultivar Da-Ae chromosome C5, Da-Ae, whole genome shotgun sequence genome harbors these coding sequences:
- the LOC106413238 gene encoding uncharacterized protein LOC106413238 translates to MEKLRLPTFDGVSDPSAHVTYFNIAMRRANLSDEEKDAGFCQLFVETLEGIALNWFTGLQENSVDSFHDLSTAFLKNYIMFTRQEATATDLWNLNHANGQSLRDFMEKFKSIVSKVNVPDHIAVDSLMNTLHIKSPFRADLYRHPTRSVPDEIARSNNFIRMEEDTRVKAAKEAAGKQTPARMNDARHEPHQHSTGGKPNQKKGYMNAVDDGEPSGSAIMMREKGWNHWDRDANQQKSSSPEPTSSSIAEPSKWCSYHEVKSHDTKDCKVLYGHFFKSIESGKSR, encoded by the coding sequence ATGGAAAAGCTCCGTCTTCCGACCTTCGACGGTGTTTCCGACCCTTCTGCTCACGTCACATACTTCAATATCGCGATGCGACGCGCAAACCTTTCTGACGAAGAAAAGGACGCCGGTTTTTGTCAACTTTTTGTCGAAACCCTAGAGGGCATCGCTCTTAACTGGTTCACTGGCCTCCAGGAGAACTCCGTCGATAGTTTTCACGACCTCTCAACGGCTTTCCTCAAAAATTACATCATGTTCACTCGACAGGAGGCCACTGCCACGGATCTCTGGAACCTCAACCATGCCAACGGGCAAAGCTTGAGGGATTTTATGGAAAAGTTCAAATCTATTGTCTCGAAAGTCAACGTACCGGACCACATAGCCGTGGATTCGTTGATGAATACCCTCCACATTAAGTCGCCATTCCGGGCTGACCTCTACCGACACCCAACGAGATCGGTACCGGATGAAATCGCTCGTTCCAACAACTTCATCCGAATGGAGGAAGATACCAGAGTTAAGGCGGCGAAAGAAGCAGCCGGAAAACAGACTCCCGCCCGGATGAACGACGCTCGTCACGAACCACACCAACATTCTACAGGTGGCAAGCCCAACCAGAAGAAGGGTTATATGAACGCCGTCGACGATGGAGAACCCTCAGGCTCCGCCATTATGATGCGAGAGAAGGGATGGAATCATTGGGATCGAGACGCCAACCAGCAGAAGTCTAGTTCTCCCGAACCGACAAGCTCAAGTATTGCGGAGCCGAGCAAATGGTGTTCTTATCATGAAGTCAAATCACACGATACAAAGGATTGCAAAGTTCTTTACGGACATTTCTTCAAGTCCATCGAAAGCGGGAAATCGAGATAG